From the bacterium genome, one window contains:
- a CDS encoding 2-oxo acid dehydrogenase subunit E2 — translation DAPPAGGASAASARMRAIIARRMTESLRGTAQLTLTTEVDMAESARLRDEVGPELERRGGIRPTYTDIVVRASAAALRDHPRLNARWDGDGARRLAEIHLGLAVALDEGVVVPVIRHADRLTLAQISAAVRDLSERARGFKLRPEEMDGGTFTVTNLGMFDVDAFTPILNPPEAAILGAGRVHDRPVAAGGRIEVRPTMVLSLTFDHRVVDGAPAAQFLQRVKHVLEHPYLLLLP, via the coding sequence CGACGCTCCCCCCGCGGGAGGCGCGTCCGCCGCGTCGGCGCGGATGCGCGCCATCATCGCGCGCCGCATGACCGAGAGTTTGCGCGGCACGGCGCAGCTGACGCTCACCACCGAAGTGGACATGGCGGAGTCGGCGAGACTCCGCGACGAGGTCGGTCCGGAGCTCGAGCGCCGCGGGGGCATCCGGCCGACCTACACCGACATCGTCGTGCGCGCGTCGGCGGCCGCCCTGCGCGATCATCCGCGGCTCAACGCGCGCTGGGACGGCGACGGCGCGCGGCGGCTTGCCGAGATACACCTCGGTCTCGCCGTCGCGCTCGACGAAGGGGTCGTCGTCCCCGTGATCCGGCACGCGGATCGCCTGACGCTGGCGCAGATCTCCGCCGCGGTCCGGGATCTCTCCGAGCGGGCGCGGGGATTCAAGCTGCGGCCCGAGGAGATGGACGGCGGAACGTTCACCGTCACCAATCTCGGCATGTTCGACGTCGACGCCTTCACGCCGATCCTGAATCCGCCCGAGGCGGCGATCCTCGGCGCCGGCCGCGTGCACGACCGGCCCGTGGCGGCCGGCGGGCGGATCGAGGTGCGGCCGACCATGGTGCTGTCGCTGACCTTCGACCACCGGGTCGTGGACGGCGCGCCGGCGGCGCAGTTCCTGCAGCGCGTCAAGCACGTGCTCGAGCACCCGTACCTCCTCCTGCTGCCGTAG